The Helianthus annuus cultivar XRQ/B chromosome 16, HanXRQr2.0-SUNRISE, whole genome shotgun sequence genome includes a window with the following:
- the LOC110916255 gene encoding F-box protein At5g50450 produces MKKLRGHTGSVKCGRTRSDLFESLHDDLVISILCKLSSTASSPSEFFAILITCKRLKKLGLHPLVLSQSCSKVFAVRAKNWCNEAHQFLKLCVHAGNKEAYYTLGMIRFYCLQNRVNGASLLAKAAMKSYAPALYSLALIQFNGSGGLKNEKDLCAGVALCLRAAFLGHIDAIRELGHCFQDGYGVRKNIPEGRRLLVQANARELASVLHGFKSPSFPSSLAWKFYNRRQPPVVPSKSIRAPSQSDFDFELFSDYGFNVITREMHPVNKFMVEWFGSKDGKLGQGLRMCSYEGCGRPETRRNEFRRCSGCGKANYCSRGCQAHDWRVCHKVDCAPMAEWMGHANDGVEEDAMNGGNVVMDDQTVQNEQG; encoded by the exons ATGAAGAAATTAAGAGGACACACCGGATCCGTTAAGTGTGGAAGAACAAGATCAGATCTGTTTGAATCATtacatgatgatcttgttatatCTATACTCTGCAAGCTTAGTTCTACTGCGTCTTCTCCGTCTGAGTTCTTCGCTATTCTTATAAC ATGTAAGCGTTTGAAGAAATTAGGCCTTCATCCGTTAGTTTTATCACAATCATGTTCAAAAGTGTTTGCCGTAAGAGCTAAAAACTGGTGCAACGAGGCTCACCAATTTTTGAAGCTATGTGTCCACGCCGGAAATAAAGAGGCATATTATACTCTTGGAATG ATTCGATTTTATTGCTTGCAAAATCGTGTAAATGGAGCATCGTTGTTGGCGAAGGCGGCAATGAAATCATATGCTCCGGCACTGTACTCGCTCGCTTTGATTCAGTTCAATGGTAGTGGAGGGTTGAAGAACGAAAAGGACCTCTGTGCAGGTGTAGCTTTGTGTCTCAGAGCGGCCTTCCTTGGTCACATTGACGCTATCCGGGAACTTGGCCATTGTTTCCAAGACGGTTATGGTGTACGTAAGAACATCCCCGAAGGCCGTCGTCTTCTAGTGCAAGCTAACGCACGCGAACTTGCATCTGTCCTACACGGCTTCAAAAGTCCATCATTTCCGTCTTCTTTGGCATGGAAGTTTTATAACCGCCGCCAACCACCCGTTGTACCAAGTAAGTCAATCAGAGCTCCAAGTCAGTCAGATTTTGACTTTGAGTTGTTTAGCGACTATGGTTTTAATGTAATCACTAGAGAAATGCATCCGGTGAATAAGTTTATGGTCGAATGGTTTGGGTCAAAAGACGGGAAGCTAGGTCAGGGTTTGAGAATGTGTTCTTATGAAGGATGTGGGCGACCTGAGACCCGAAGAAACGAGTTTCGAAGATGTTCGGGTTGTGGGAAAGCGAACTATTGTTCTCGTGGGTGCCAAGCACATGATTGGAGGGTGTGTCATAAGGTGGATTGTGCACCCATGGCGGAATGGATGGGTCATGCAAATGATGGCGTGGAGGAAGATGCTATGAATGGCGGAAATGTTGTTATGGATGATCAAACGGTGCAGAATGAACAAGGCTAA